The Deltaproteobacteria bacterium genome contains the following window.
CGGAGCTCCCGGTGACAGAGGATGGTCTCCACGAATTCCCTCCGCTTTCCCTCGACGAAGACCTGGTGGAATCCCTTTTCGAGATGGTTGAAAAGGGTCCTGTCTCCAGCAATGAGCCGGGCGTCTAAGAGCGAGACGCGAAAGAAAAAGTCCTTAGCTGCGTCCTCCATGCATTGGTCAACGGTCCTCACCCCGTGTGCCAGATCGAGGCCTGCATCCCACAGGGGATGGAAGACCGCCCGGGCGATTTCGTCCACCTCTTCCGGGAACATGGGAGGGTGGAGGAGGAGGATGTCCACATCGGAATAGGGGAAGAGCTCCCGGCGGCCGTATCCCCCAAGGGCTACGAGGGCCGTCTTCCGAGCCCGGGGCGACCGGCATTTCGCGAACGCATCCTCCACGATCCGGTCCACGAGGGCCGTGTGTTCTTCAAGCAGGGCCGTGCCGGTAAGGCCCTCCTCCCAGAGGGCCATGAGTCGCCCTCTGGGAGATGGTTTTTCACCTTTTTGCCCAGGGTTTCGGCCTTCCGTACAAACGGAAACAGGCGGGGACGCCGGGATCAGCGTCGTTGCCATGCCCAGGTCTTCAGACCGCATCCCTTCCCCGTTCGCCGGTCCGGACCCTGATCACGTCTTCGACAGGGGAGACGAATATCTTCCCGTCCCCGATCTTTCCGGTCTGTGCGGCCTTCTGGATGGTTGCCACGGCCTTTTCGGCCACGGGATCGTCAGCGACAATCTCGATCTTGATCTTGGGGATGAAATCCACGACATATTCCGCGCCCCGATAGATCTCCTTGTGGCCCTTCTGCCTGCCATAACCCTTGACCTCGGAGATGGTCATGCCGGAAATCCCGATCTCGTTCAGGGCATCCTTCACCTCGTCGAGTTTGAAGGGCTTGATGATGGCCTCAATCTTTTTCATGTTTCACCTCCAGTTCAGGCGTCCGGGCTTGCGGCCGTTACCTGGAGCCTGAAAGATATTTTAAATGCAAAATATGTTCTATTTTATTAACAAGTTGATTTTAATATAAAAATAATAACAACAAAATGGAATAGACATTGTTATTTTGTTACGATTTTGTTTTTTTAGGGCCGTATTATTACAAAAATGTATCACCAAAGCTAATACCAAAACATGGGCGTTTTGTCTTCATGCCGGCGTAGACCTTGATCCGTATATCTTTGAGCAGTGGATGCCGACCCGCGTATTGATGCCTTCCGTGGCAGGACATGCCGGCATGAAGAAACGTTTATAAGCATATATATTCCAATTATGGACTCGGCATTACTTATGAAGGTTTGAGTAAAAGGCCTTTCGATGAATCGGATTAAATGACATAGGCCTCCTCTCCGTGTTCGGTCTCGTCGATTCCGGTGACCTCCTCGTCTGCTTCCACGCGTAGGCCCACGAACGCCTTGATGAGCATGAAGATGATGAAGGTGGCGACTGCGCAATAAATGGCGGTGACGGCTGCAGCGACGATCTGTGTCCAGAGCTGTCCTGGGTTGCCGTAAAGGAGTCCCTTGCCTGCCTCGTTTATGGCCGGATCTGCGAAGACCCCGGTGAGGATGGCGCCGAGGGTCCCAGCCACCCCGTGGATCCCGAATGCGTCGAGGGTGTCGTCATAGCCGAGTTTCGGCTTGAGCCAGGCGACGGAGAAGAAGGGCACGACGCCGGCGAGGATCCCCAGGATGAGTGCCCCGGTGATGTTCACGAATCCTGCAGCCGGGGTGATGGCGACGAGTCCGGCCACCGCCCCTGACGCAAGGCCGAGAACAGTGGGTTTCTTCGAGAAGATCCACTCGGTGATCATCCAGCTCACGGCGGCTATAGCCGCGGCCGTGTTGGTGTTGATGAAGGCCGCTCCCGCAAGTCCGTTCGCCGCAAGGGCGCTTCCCGCGTTGAAACCGAACCACCCGAACCATAGAAGCCCTGCTCCGAGGATCACGAGGGTGAGGTTATGAGGTTTGAGCGTCATGTCGCGCCGCTTCCCGAGGACCACGGCCCCGACCAGGGCGGCGATTCCCGCATTGATGTGGACGACGGTGCCGCCTGCGAAGTCAAGGGCGCCCTGTTGTGCCAGGAACCCACCTCCCCACACCCAGTGGGCCACCGGGGCGTAGACAACAGTGAGCCAGAGGACCAAAAAGAGTATCCAGGCGGAGAATTTCATCCGCTCGATGTAGGCCCCGCTTGCAAGTGCCACGGTGATGGCCGCGAACGTGAGCTGGAAGACGATGAAGACGAACTCAGGGATCTTCCCGGAGAGGGCGTCCACTCCGATCCCAGCGAGGAATAACTTGTCGAGACCTCCGATGAAGCCCGAGACGTCAGGGCCGAAGGATAGGCTGTAGCCATATGCCACCCAGAGGACGCTCACAATCGCGAACGCAACGAAGGACATGGCCATGGTGTTCAAGGCGTCCTTGCGCTTGGAGAGCCCGCCGTAGAAGAGGGCGAGACCAGGGAGGGTCATGAGCATGACGAACGCTGACGAGACGAGCATCCAGGCCGTGTCGCCCGTGTCGAGGGTGGGAGGCGGGGCCGCCTCCTCGGCAAAGGCCATGGCCGGCGCAAGGAACATGGCCGGCGAGAGGATCGAGAGGAAGGTGCGGATCGGGTTTTTCATGGTAGATGCCTCCTTTTTCCCCAAATCAGAAGCTCAGGGAGGCGGAGATGCCTCCGTAGAAGAAGGTGTCGTCGTCTCCGTCCACGCTCCGCCACTGCATTTCGTCAGAGGCGTCGTCAGAGAGGGGGAAGGTGATGTAGGCCTGGGGGGTGATCGAGATGTACTGGGCAACGGGAATGGAGAGGGATGCGGAGATCGTCGCCCTCCTCCTCGGCGAGTACGGGTTGAACAGACGTCGCGATGGCGGCGAGGGATGCGGCAGTGATCCCCTTGAGTGTGTTTCCGAGATGCAGTCTCCTTTTCATGACTCCTCCCTAATGGGTGTTTTTGTGAGCACAAAGCCCGGAGTTTGTAAAAGCAAGGGATGTGCCGTAATGCAAAAGAATAGAAATTTATAATAAAAACAATAAAATAATATTGTAGCTTCTGTTCATTTTTATACAAAATTGTAATTTCCTAAAAAAATAAATTACAAAATTGTAAATTATCTCCATTTCATCCCTATCTGAAGGATGCCTTCGATTCCCGGAAGATGTGACCTCTCACTCAAAGCGTCTTAGGTGCCCTTATGAACGTTTTCGTAAGGGGGTGGCTTAGCCCTTTACTGATGACATGCTTCGGAAACTGGCCGAAATCCGCGGCGTCCTGGTGGAGGGTCCGGCCCATCAGGATGGTTACGATGATCCTTCCCCGGCTTGTGGTCGATGAGATGAGAGGAGGGATATTGAAGCAACGCCGCGAGAATCGGGTTTTTTCAGCGGGATCAGAGCTGATCGTCAAACAGGCCCAGTAGCATGACCCCTTTGTTGATAAGGGCATGGATTTGCGGCCTGGTGATGGCTGCAATGTAGTGAAAATCGTGTTCGCTCAGAAGATCGATCTGCCACTGTTTGATCATGCCCCGATCGCCCACTAAGGTAATCCCTGAATCCGTGGGTCTACGGCCGGGGTATTTGTTCCGTGCGGCAAATAGCCTCCTGTCCATGGGGGCGGATTTGCCATTCGAGCCCTGTCCATGGGCGCCTCCATCCACAAATACCCCGGCCGTAGGCCCACGGATTCAGGTTCTTGACGGCCCTATTTTAATTGTGATATACGTCCTTTGTGTTATTAGGAGTTGTGAGAGAGGAGTTAGAGGAGATTTTGGGCCCAAATTCAGCGTTCACTGGTCACCCTGCCCCAAATCCTTGAAAAGCGATTTCCTATTACCTTAATAGGAAGGGCCACAAAAGGCCAAAAATCCATCAAAGGAGGGTTTGATTTATGAGACGGTCTTATTACAAATAGAAGGGTCACAAAAGGAAGGGCCACAAAAGGCCAAAAATCTATTTCTACTCAGACACATTGATATCCCAAGCAGTTCGATCGACGAGGAATCTTGCAGATAAGCCTCTGAACGGGAAGATTTTTCACTCTCTTCGGTCCTAAAAACGTAAATTGTCGGAGTAGAACTATCAAAGGAGGGTTTGTTTTATGAAGAGGAGCGCCTTTATTTTCTTGTCTACCCTAGCATTGGGTGCCATGCCATTGGTAACTGCCCATGCTGGGCCAGTTATGGAGTTTGGGGATGAAAGCTATCTCCAGATGGATGTAAAGCTTCAGGGCATAGCCGACTATGCTGATTTCGGCTCAGGTCTCACGGGTGATGACGACAAATGGGACCTAAACCTCAGGAGGACCCGTATCTCTCTTACCGGGTTTTTAAATGAAACCTGGGGCGCAAAGTTTCAGACCTGCGGCGGGACCAGTGTAGACCGCCAGATGGGCGGCACAGGTTTTTCCTTAGCCAACAGCAATGACAAGAACAACACCAGGATGAGGGTGATTGACGCATATCTCATGGGACTCTTCAATGACTGGCTGAACATCAAAGTGGGGTTGACAAAGATCCCCCTCACACGTGCCAATCTCGACGAATGTTTTGCCCCACTTACAACAGAGAGGTCGCGGTTCGTCTATACTCCATTTGGCCTTGATGCCTCAAAAAGCAGTAGGGATATGGGTATAGTTGCCTCTGGAAACTTCTTTGAAGACCACATCAAGTACTGGGCTGCTATCATGGAGGGAAGGGATGGAGCGGCAAAATTCCCCAATCCCTTTATCGACAAGACCTTTTACACCAGCCCTGAGCCTGATAGCAACCTGGAGTATGTCCTGAGACTCCACTATTCCTTCCTTGATCCTGAAAACGGCCCCACATCCATGGGATACGACGGTACCTATCTCGGGAAAAAGGGGAGGATCTTTACCATTGGGGCTGCAGGTGCATATGAGGCAGACGTGGCCTACGAAAACACAGCACCAGCAGGCGCACCGGGCACGCCACAATTTTTCGAGGCAAAGGTGCTCGATGACGACAAGGTGGACTACTGGGCCTTTACAGCAGATGCCTTTCTCGAGATTCCGGTTACCGGAAACGGCGACTGGCTTACACTCACCGGCCTCTACCTCAAAGTGGATCTTGATGACGCCTATAAGACTGCCAGGGCTGTGGCGGACCTCAACACCATCGTGGGTGGCCTTGTTGGTCAGAGAGAGGGTTGGTTAGTAAAGGGCGGCTATATACTCCCCTTCAGGGTAAAGGATAATGGCATGATTCAACCCTTTGCCCGATATGAGCATTGGGACTATGCCCACCTTTACGGGGTTGACGACCAGACCGTTGATGAGTGGGGTGTTGGTTTCAATTACTACCCGCTGGGCAATCTCAATCTCCGCTTCGCCCTTGAATACCAGCATGCGGACTATGATAAGCCTACAAAATTTGGCGACTACATGAGCCAGAAAAACAATATATTTTACGATGATGCCGACATCTTGACGCTTGAATTTATGATTTCAATATAAAATCTAAGGTAGGCCCTCTAAAAGAAAGAGGGCCTACCTACTTGTAGAGTTTGCAGTATAAACTGGTTTTTTTGATGGAACTAAAATGAATAAAATCCTTGCGTTTACCCTTGTTTTTATCTTCCTTTTGAGCGGAATCGCCTTTTCAGAAGAGGTGGTGATAAAGCTCAAGTCCGGGGATTCCATCTCTATCACATATACCGGTGCCATAGAAGATATTTCATACCATGGTGATAAGGATGGTATAGCTGGAATAGTTAATAAGTCATCTCCAAAGGCCATTCATGAAGCTGGACCGTCACAGGATAATAATGCCCTTAACGCAAAAAAGACCTCTGAGGAAAAGGACACTGCAACGGAGAAAAAGAAAGGGTGGGGGCTTCGCTTAAAATGGGCAGAGCCCAAGGATGAGTATTAATTATTCCGTAAAGGAGAAGGGTCTTTCTCAACTTCACGACGATCTTCCTGGACGGGACTGAGTGTGGTATTCCTCTTATGAGGCCGGTGTAGGATCGAGCGGCGTGGTCCTTTCGTTTTTCCATTTCCTGACGGTCTGTCTCGTGATGTTGTATTTCCTTGCGAGTTCCCTGGGGAGTGTAGACTCGCGGAACTCCATCGGTTGATCAACCCTGAATCCGTGAGCCGACGTCCGGGGTATTTGTGGAGTGAGGCGCCCATGGACGGGGGCTATTTGCCGCACGGAACAAATACCCCGGACGTCAGCTTATTGCGAAAAATTGCCAAGTTAAGTTCATATCTCACGGATTCAGGGATCAACGTCAAAGGGGAATCGGTCGCCACCCAGAAGCTGCCGCAGCCCAACGCGCTGTGCAGCAGACTACTTGCGGTTGCAGACATCCGGCTCCCCCACGTCCTACCCCTGCGCAAGACCCAGGTAACCACCAGGCAAAAGCTGACAACAAGACGCAAAAAGCTCAAAAAATCAACAGATTAAACGACAGATGAATAGACCTTTTTGGCGGAACATCCGATATAATGGAACACGCCATTGGGCCACCCATTCAATCCTTTCCTTGGTTAAATACCCACGCAGCAGCCCTGCCGCGCCCCTTGAGACTAGCGGCATTTTCCCGGGCCAGTTCAGCCATAAGCCGCTTGACTTGTGCCCGATCGAAGTGGGTGATGCCGCGAATTTCCGCATTGGTGAGTCCGGGCTCATTTCTTTGCGCGCGCTGACGGAGGATGCTGAGCACCCGAGTCTTGGCGGCTTCTCAGTCGATGCGGCGGTATTGCCGCAGGGCAGCAAGCAAGACAAGCCGGTGGTACAGCTCAGCAGCCTGCCTGTTTTTTTCGCATGACCCTATCGGCGAGTATTTCCGGCATTAGCGATCTCCCCTTGATACTGTGCAGAGCAGTGTGCAAAAGCAATTCCACAAACTTGAAAGCCGCATGATATGGATTCAAGGAATCCTTCCAGTAATTCCCGAATCTCCGGATACGATCTCGCGCCTGTGATATGGTTTCGAAAGGCCGCACTTCCCGGGAGCCCCCGGCTCAACCAGGCCAGGTGCTTCCTGACCTTCCAGAGGTCGACTGCCTCGGGATCGCCTGCGCAGGCATCCTCCAAATAGCCTCCCATGATATCCATTTGCTCGGCCCAGGACAGGGCCTTGAGCCCGGCCAGTTCCCGAAAGATCCAGGGCCGGCCGAGGGCCCCACGGCCGATCATGACCCCGGCTGCACCCGAGTCCTCGATGGCCTTTGCCGCATCTTGCGGGGAGGCGATGTCCCCGTTTGCGATCACTGGTATGGCGACCGCCTCGCACACCCTCCGGATGGCCTTCCAGTCCGCCTTTCCTGAAAACATCTGCCTGCGGGTCCTCCCGTGCACCGTTACAAGGGCCGCACCCGCATCCTCGGCGATTCGTGCGATCTCTGGGGCGTTCATTTCGCCTTCGTCCCAGCCGAGACGGATCTTGACAGTCACCGGGACCGAAACCGCACGGACGATCTCTGAGACGATCCTTTCCGCCCGGGCCGGGTCCCGCATGAGGGCAGCGCCCGCCCCTCCCTTCACCACCTTGGGCTGGGGACAGCCCATGTTGATGTCGATTGCAGCCGCCCCTTGCTCTGCCGCCATCTCCGCGGCCCTTGCCATGACCAAGGGATTGCTCCCGAAGATCTGGACCACGAGGGGAAACTCGGCCTCAGCGGTCGAGATCATGCGCCGGGTCTTGAGATTCGCCCGGACAAGGGCCTCGGCCGACACCATCTCGGTTGCCACACACCCTGCGCCCATACGCCGGGCAAGCCTTCGAAAGGGGGCGTCAGTGATCCCGGCCATGGGGGCCAAAAAGAGGGGCGGATCGATGAGGAGGGGACCAATAGAGACGGGCAGCATGATGTTTTTTATATACCAGGCGGATAAACTTTTCCCATGCACACACCTCCCGCTCCAACAGATATTCCCCTCAAAATCTTCGGCCGCGCCCTGACGCGGGGCCGCCTTGCCCATGCCTACGCCCTTTGCGGGCCTGACGCCCAGGTCAGGGAGGAGGCGGCTTTCGCCATGGCACGCATCCTCCTTTGCGAGACCCCAAATCTTGCGGCCCGGCCCCCTGCGTCCTGCGGAAAATGCCGAGGCTGTACACGTGCTGCGCACCGGACCCATCCGGATCTCCTCTTCATCGAGCCGGACGGGGCCATGATTCGGGTGCCCCAGGTAAGAGAGCTTCGCAGGTCCCTCGTGTACAGCCCCCTCGAGGCCACCCGCCGGGTCATAGTGATACGGGAGGCCCACCTCATGAACCCGGAAGCAGCCAACACCCTTCTCAAGACACTCGAAGAACCTGGCGAGGGAAACGTCTTTCTCCTTACAGCCCCTTCCACAGACTCCCTCCTTTCCACCATAGCCTCCCGGTGCCAGACGATCCGCTGTCCGGCCCCAAGTGAGGAGGTGATGGAAGAGGGCCAGGAAGAGGTCCGGGTCCTGGTCCTTGAACTCATCAAATCCCCGCGCCCCCGGGCAATCGCCATGGCCCTGGCCGCAGCCAGCCGCTTTGCAAGGACCCCAGAGGCCGCAGGGACCGCAATCCGTGCCCTTAAAGGCCTCGTGCGAGACCTCCTTCTCTCCGCCTGGGAAAACAGGCCCGTTTCCCAACTGCCGCACCCGGACCGAAACAGGACTGAGGTATCCGATCCTTCGCCCGGCACCGGCGCAGAATCGCTCCGCGCCTGGCTCGGCCGGATACGCATGGACGACCTTGCTGCCTATGGGGCCTGGCTCGATGAGGCGGAGCGCGCATTGGAGAGAAACATCAACCGGGAGATCCTCCTCGGCGCGGCCCTTCTTCTCTGGATCACAGCAAGGCCTCCTGCAGCCCTCCATGCATGACAGAATCCGCCAATCTCATTTGTCCTAGGGCTCCGTCAAAGTCAGATAGGGTTCTGTGGGCCGATGTCTGGGGTATTTGTTCCGTGCGGCAAATAGCCCCCGTCCATGGGGGCAGATTTGCCGACGGCGCCCGTCCATGGGCGCCTCACTCCACAAATACCCCAGACATCGGCCCACGGATTCAGGCTTTTGACTTTGACGGATCCCTGATTTGTCCTTTGAGCATCCGCACTAATTTGGTACAGTTCCCTTCCATGGAATCCACAGGCGCACAATCAGCAGCCCTTCCCAACAGGGATGAACCCCCCCCACGGGAACGGATCCTCCTCATCGCTGTGCAGGTGCGGCCCGGAAGGACCCCAGTCCACCTTTCCTGCGGACATCACCGGGTCAACAAGGGGGATTATGTCGTCTTCATGACGGAACAGGGCAAGACGGTGGGCGAGGTCATCTCCCACCCCGTACCCGTGGATCTGCCGAGCGGGCACGTCCCACCCCAAATCGAAGGGCCTGCGACCATAGAGGAAAGGGAACACCACTTCTCGAACCTCCGATGGGAGCATGAGGCCAGGCAGGTCTGCCAGCGCCTCATCCAGACCCTTGGCCTCCCCATGAAGCTCATCGAAGTAGAGACCCTTTTTGATCGGGAGAAAACCACCTTTTTCTACGTCTCCGAGGGACGGGTGGATTTTCGGGAACTCGTCCGTGAACTCGTAAAGGCCCTGCGGGTTCGAGTCGAGATGCGCCAGGTGAGCAGCAGACACGCGACCAAATATCTCGGGGGGATCGGGACCTGTGGTCTCCCGCTCTGCTGCGCGACCTTTCTCCATGCCTTTGAGCCCGTCTCCATCAAGATGGCCAAGGCACAGAACCTATCCCTCAACCCCGCCAAGATCTCTGGGGTCTGCGGGCGTCTCCTCTGTTGCCTTGCCTACGAATATGACAACTATCTCCATCCGGAACCGGTTCCGGAACCTCCGCCTCCGGTTGCTCCTCCCCTTCAGGAGATCCACCCTGCTACTGTGGCCGGAGAGGACGAGGCAGAGGAACAGGAGACGACCCCTTCGTGGGATGAGGAAGAGACGGACGCTACTGACACTGCCCAGCGCAAAAGTCCCAGTAGGAGACGGAAAAGATCTGGACAGGAGCAGGCAAAAAGCGCCATGGATGCCTCCGGGAAAAACAAAAGGGGTCGTAAGGGCCGAAAAGGCGGCCCCAGCCCGCCTGCCCAGCCACCCTCTGCGAGCTGAACCGACATGACGCAGAATTGCTTCTACATCACTACGCCCATCTACTACGTCAACGCCCGCCCCCACCTGGGACACGCCTATTCCACGGTGATGGCCGACATCGAGCGGCGTTTTCACCGAATGCTGGGCAAGGAGACCTTTTTTCTCACCGGGACGGACGAACACGGGGACAAGATCGTCCAGGCAGCCCGGGATCACGGCATCGAACCAAAGGAATACGCAGACCGTATCAGCGCCGAGTTCCGCGCGGCCTGGCCCCTACTCGGTGTGGAACCGGACCGCTTCATCCGCACTACTGATCCTGACCATGTGGAGACGGTCCGCCGGGTCCTTTCCCAGGTCCGGGACCGGGGGGACATCGAATTCCGGGAATACGAGGGGCTCTATTGCTTCGGGTGCGAGAGGTTCTATCTCGAAAGGGAGCTCGTGGATGGGCGGTGTCCGGACCACGGCACAATTCCATCCCTCATCCGGGAAAAGAACTATTTCTTTCTCATGAGCCGCTACCAGGACTGGCTCGTGGAGCATATCCTGAACAACCCCGGGTTCATCACGCCTGAACGATACCGCAACGAGGTCCTTTCGTTTCTCCGCGAACCCCTCGAAGACCTCTGCATCTCCAGGCCCACGACGCGCCTTTCCTGGGGGATCCCCCTCCCGTTCGACGAAAACTTCGTGACCTACGTCTGGTTCGACGCCCTCATCAACTATCTCACAGGCATAGGCTACCCGAATGGCGAAAGATTTGAACGCCTCTGGTCCGTTGCCGAACACATCATAGCCAAGGACATACTCAAGCCCCACGGTATTTACTGGCCCACAATGCTCCGCTCGCTCGGACTCGCCCCGCCCAGGAGGATCCACGTCCACGGCTACTGGAGGATGGGCGAGCAGAAGATGTCCAAGAGTCTCGGAAACGTGGTCGGCCCTGGGGAACTGGTCTCTGCCTTCGGGGTGGATGCCACCCGTTATTGCCTCGCCCGTGAGATGGTCTTTGGGCTCGACGCCGGATTCAGCGAGGAATCTTTCCGGACGCGGATAAACGCGGAGCTCGCAAACGACCTGGGGAACCTGGTGAGCCGCACCCTCGCCATGGTCGTCAAGTACCGGGGCGGAGCCGTCCCCGCCCCAGCAGGTCCG
Protein-coding sequences here:
- a CDS encoding P-II family nitrogen regulator, with the translated sequence MKKIEAIIKPFKLDEVKDALNEIGISGMTISEVKGYGRQKGHKEIYRGAEYVVDFIPKIKIEIVADDPVAEKAVATIQKAAQTGKIGDGKIFVSPVEDVIRVRTGERGRDAV
- a CDS encoding ammonium transporter, whose translation is MAFAEEAAPPPTLDTGDTAWMLVSSAFVMLMTLPGLALFYGGLSKRKDALNTMAMSFVAFAIVSVLWVAYGYSLSFGPDVSGFIGGLDKLFLAGIGVDALSGKIPEFVFIVFQLTFAAITVALASGAYIERMKFSAWILFLVLWLTVVYAPVAHWVWGGGFLAQQGALDFAGGTVVHINAGIAALVGAVVLGKRRDMTLKPHNLTLVILGAGLLWFGWFGFNAGSALAANGLAGAAFINTNTAAAIAAVSWMITEWIFSKKPTVLGLASGAVAGLVAITPAAGFVNITGALILGILAGVVPFFSVAWLKPKLGYDDTLDAFGIHGVAGTLGAILTGVFADPAINEAGKGLLYGNPGQLWTQIVAAAVTAIYCAVATFIIFMLIKAFVGLRVEADEEVTGIDETEHGEEAYVI
- a CDS encoding OprO/OprP family phosphate-selective porin; amino-acid sequence: MKRSAFIFLSTLALGAMPLVTAHAGPVMEFGDESYLQMDVKLQGIADYADFGSGLTGDDDKWDLNLRRTRISLTGFLNETWGAKFQTCGGTSVDRQMGGTGFSLANSNDKNNTRMRVIDAYLMGLFNDWLNIKVGLTKIPLTRANLDECFAPLTTERSRFVYTPFGLDASKSSRDMGIVASGNFFEDHIKYWAAIMEGRDGAAKFPNPFIDKTFYTSPEPDSNLEYVLRLHYSFLDPENGPTSMGYDGTYLGKKGRIFTIGAAGAYEADVAYENTAPAGAPGTPQFFEAKVLDDDKVDYWAFTADAFLEIPVTGNGDWLTLTGLYLKVDLDDAYKTARAVADLNTIVGGLVGQREGWLVKGGYILPFRVKDNGMIQPFARYEHWDYAHLYGVDDQTVDEWGVGFNYYPLGNLNLRFALEYQHADYDKPTKFGDYMSQKNNIFYDDADILTLEFMISI
- the dusB gene encoding tRNA dihydrouridine synthase DusB codes for the protein MLPVSIGPLLIDPPLFLAPMAGITDAPFRRLARRMGAGCVATEMVSAEALVRANLKTRRMISTAEAEFPLVVQIFGSNPLVMARAAEMAAEQGAAAIDINMGCPQPKVVKGGAGAALMRDPARAERIVSEIVRAVSVPVTVKIRLGWDEGEMNAPEIARIAEDAGAALVTVHGRTRRQMFSGKADWKAIRRVCEAVAIPVIANGDIASPQDAAKAIEDSGAAGVMIGRGALGRPWIFRELAGLKALSWAEQMDIMGGYLEDACAGDPEAVDLWKVRKHLAWLSRGLPGSAAFRNHITGARSYPEIRELLEGFLESISCGFQVCGIAFAHCSAQYQGEIANAGNTRR
- a CDS encoding DNA polymerase III subunit; protein product: MHTPPAPTDIPLKIFGRALTRGRLAHAYALCGPDAQVREEAAFAMARILLCETPNLAARPPASCGKCRGCTRAAHRTHPDLLFIEPDGAMIRVPQVRELRRSLVYSPLEATRRVIVIREAHLMNPEAANTLLKTLEEPGEGNVFLLTAPSTDSLLSTIASRCQTIRCPAPSEEVMEEGQEEVRVLVLELIKSPRPRAIAMALAAASRFARTPEAAGTAIRALKGLVRDLLLSAWENRPVSQLPHPDRNRTEVSDPSPGTGAESLRAWLGRIRMDDLAAYGAWLDEAERALERNINREILLGAALLLWITARPPAALHA
- a CDS encoding stage 0 sporulation protein, which encodes MTEQGKTVGEVISHPVPVDLPSGHVPPQIEGPATIEEREHHFSNLRWEHEARQVCQRLIQTLGLPMKLIEVETLFDREKTTFFYVSEGRVDFRELVRELVKALRVRVEMRQVSSRHATKYLGGIGTCGLPLCCATFLHAFEPVSIKMAKAQNLSLNPAKISGVCGRLLCCLAYEYDNYLHPEPVPEPPPPVAPPLQEIHPATVAGEDEAEEQETTPSWDEEETDATDTAQRKSPSRRRKRSGQEQAKSAMDASGKNKRGRKGRKGGPSPPAQPPSAS
- the metG gene encoding methionine--tRNA ligase encodes the protein MTQNCFYITTPIYYVNARPHLGHAYSTVMADIERRFHRMLGKETFFLTGTDEHGDKIVQAARDHGIEPKEYADRISAEFRAAWPLLGVEPDRFIRTTDPDHVETVRRVLSQVRDRGDIEFREYEGLYCFGCERFYLERELVDGRCPDHGTIPSLIREKNYFFLMSRYQDWLVEHILNNPGFITPERYRNEVLSFLREPLEDLCISRPTTRLSWGIPLPFDENFVTYVWFDALINYLTGIGYPNGERFERLWSVAEHIIAKDILKPHGIYWPTMLRSLGLAPPRRIHVHGYWRMGEQKMSKSLGNVVGPGELVSAFGVDATRYCLAREMVFGLDAGFSEESFRTRINAELANDLGNLVSRTLAMVVKYRGGAVPAPAGPEGVEAVLPKAVSSLIPAWKRDMEAFAVHRALQGISEVVNMANKVIDSSAPWVLARDPAKAETLDRVLYALLETLRILSILVHPVMPGSSARIRQALGLRDQEEPRLSDARWGLLSPTGRISPMPGLFPRIEVHTGEGGEAKQKRKKVNTMEERHQTPEGTQAENLIPIETFAQLDLRVAEILAAERIPNADRLLKLTVRCPEERTIVAGIAEFFAPEELIGRQVIVVANLKPVTLKGVTSQGMLLAAKDANGLHLSALSSPAVPGTRIK